AACGCGGCCGGTCAGGGCCGGCTGGCCGAGGTGGCCTGGACCGCCTCCGGCTGGGCCCGCGACTGAGCCCGGCCCGGCCGAACGCAGCGGGGCACGGCCCCACCGGTCAGGGCTGGCGCGGGCCGGGGAGCTGCCGGCCGGTGGCGCGGTAGAGCGCGCGGGCCCGGTCGGCGAGTTCCTTGGTGGCCGAGGAGTTGGCCCAGGTGCCGAGGATGATCGCGGCACCGGGAATCACCTTGGCGAACATCCGCTTGGCGGCGCGTACCCCGGCCATCCGGGCCAGCCGGACACCGAGTTGCAGCATCACCCGGCCCAGCGCCCGGTCGCCGGCCGAGCCGAACAGCGCGCCGGCCCGTTCCCGGCCGGCGGCCACGCCGAGCGCCAACCGGGCGGCCTCGGCGGCCTTGTGCACCCGCTGGAGCACCAGCAGGTCGGTGGCCCGATCGGGGTTCGTCGGGTCGGCGCCGTAGGCGGCGGCCACGTGCAGCACCAGCCGGGCCTGGGTCCAGGCGAGCACACCGACGTCAATCACCGCGCCGGGCAGCCCGGCGGCACCGGAGACCGCGCCGGAGAGCCGGGCGTGGTTGACGAACTTGCGGACCGCCAGGTCGGCCAACTGCTCGGGGGGCGCGTCCGGCCGCTGCGCCCGTTCCCGGGCGGCCCACTGCGCCGCCTCCGGCCCCAACCGGCGCACCGCTTCCAGGGCCAGGTGCTCCGGCGCGTACTGCGGGTCCTCGCGCATCCGGTCCCAGAGGGTGGCCGGGGGCCCTTCGGGCGCCTCCACCGGCGGGACCGGGACGGCGGGGACGGGGGTGGGCTCCCCGTCGACGGGGGCGGGGTCGGTCACGGGACGCTCCGGGGCTCGTCGTGCGGGGGTGGGGCCGGTCAGCGGCGGCGCGCCGAGGAGAGGCGGGTGGCGATCTGCCGCAGCCGCTCCTGGTTCTGCGGCTTGGCCATCTCGCGCCGCCCCCGGTCGACCAGTTGCTGGCCGCGCGGGGACCGCAGGAAGGTGGTGATCCGTTGCATCAGCGACATGGCGTCCTCCAGTCCGCGGTCCCCTTCATGTGTACCGGGAACCGGCAAGCCTCTGGTACCCGCACCTACGCGCCGGCAACCGTCCACTCCGGTCAGCCGAGGATTTCGGCCACCACCGTGCTCGCGTTCCACTCGTGCTGCGCGTACGCGTCGGGGAACGCCGAGATCTGCACCGCCTGCGCGGCGATCGACAGCGGCAGGTCCTGCCAGCCGGGGATCTCCTGCAGCGCGGACAGGAACGCCCTGGTCGCGTACTCGGGATCCATCAGCTCGGCGACGGTGCCCCAGCCGCTGCTGGGCCGCTGCTGGAACAGGCCGACCGAGTCGTGGTCCCAGCCGATGGCCTGGTGCGGGTAGTTCTGGGACTCGGGCAGCACGCCGCTGGCGTAGTTGAGCAGGGTGCTCTCCTGCATCGCGGTGGCCACCGCGATGACCAGACCTCGGCGCGGCACGCCCATCTCCCGGCCGGCCCGGACGATCTTCGTGGCGTTGTCCATCTGGGTGCGGTTGAGACCGGCGACCGGGACGATCCGGCGGGGCTTCGGCTTGCGCTTGACCGTGACCTTCGGCTTCGGCTTGGCGGTCGCCGAGGGACTGGCGCCGGGGGTGGCCGGGGCGGTGCTCGGGGCGGTGGTGCTCGGTTCGGCGGTGCTCGGGCGGGCCAGGCCACGCGAGGCGGCGCCGAGCGCGGCCCGCTCGGCGATCTCCGCCGTGGGGGCCGGCTTCGTCGTCCGGTCGGCCGCGCCGAAATCGATCTGGCTGACGCCGACCAGGCCGAGGCAGCAGGCGGCGCCGGTGGCGACCACCAGCCGGGCGCGGTGGTTCATCACCCCCCGCAGGCGGCGGGTACGCCGACTTCCGCCGTCCGGCGGCGAGGAAGCGGTTGTACGGTCGGTCGAGGGGGTATCGTCCGAACGGTCAGCCGGGCAGCCGGGGCCGTTCGGGTGTTCGGGGGTGCCGTCGTCACGCATCCGACGAGGCTAGACAGGGCAAACCGGGATCACCCAGACCCAAAAGGTGACCCCCGCCACACTATTTCCAAGATCATTCGGACATCGATGAAAGACCGCGCCCAGTGTGGCGTCAACGTCGCCGAACGGACGAACCTCCGGTCCGCCGCGAAGCCGACCCGGCGGGGCAGGAACGCCGCAGCCGCTCCCCGCCCCACCGATGATCGACAAACTCGTCCTTTCGGCCGATCCGGGATGGGCCGCCGGACCGGGGCGTAGCCGAATTGTGATCACCATCCGGGCTCCGGACGGGTCCGTAACGGAATGGACCACGTCCCCCGGTACGTTTGCCGAATCGGGGACGCCTCGCGCGCGCGGCGCTCCCGTACGCGTCGACAGGGAGGACCCACCGGTGCTCGACCCACACGAGCTCTACGAACTCACCGACGAGCTGCCCGACCTCGGCCAGCCGGTGCTGATCCAGGCGCTCACCGGCTTCGTCGACGCCGGCAGCGCCACCCGACTGGCCCGGGAGCAGCTCCTCACCGCGCTGGACGCCCGGACGATCGCCCGCTTCGACATCGACCAGATCTTCGACTACCGCTCCCGCCGGCCGGTGATGACCTTCGTCGAGGACCACTGGGCCGACTACGACGCCCCGACCCTCGAACTGCACCTGCTGAACGACGACGACGAGACCCCGTTCCTCCTGCTCACCGGCCCCGAGCCGGACGTGCAGTGGGAGCGGTTCGTGGCCGCCGTCGCCGGGCTGTCGGCCCGTCTCGACGTCCGGCTCACCGTCGGGCTCAACTCGATCCCGATGGCGGTGCCGCACACCCGACCCAGCGGCGTCACCGCGCACGCCACCCGGCCGGAGCTGATCGCCGGCCACGAGCCGTGGCTCCAGAAGGTGCAGGTGCCGGCAAGCGTCGGGCACCTGCTCGAATACCGCCTCGGCGAGCAGGGGCGCGACGCGCTCGGCTTCGCCGCCCACGTGCCGCACTACGTCGCGCAGACCGAATACCCGGCCGCCGCGGAGGCGCTGCTCGCCGCCGTGTCCCGGAGCACCGGACTGCTGCTGCCGAGCGACGGCCTGCGCACCGCGGCCGAGGCGATCCGGGTGGAGATCGACCGTCAGGTGGCCCAGACCGAGGAGGCGGCCACGCTGGTCGCGGCGCTCGAGGAGCAGTACGACACGTTCGCCCGTGGTCGCGGTGAGAAGAGCCTGCTCGCCGCCGAGACCGGCCCGCTGCCCACCGCCGACGAACTCGGCGCCGAGCTGGAACGCTTCCTCGCCGAGCAGACCCGCCCGGGCGACACCCCGGAACGCTGACGCGGGACGGGCCGGGCGACACCCCGGGACGCCGACGCCGGACGGGCCGGGCGAGCCGGGCCGGGATGCGGCAGGCTGGGGGCATGCGCCTGGCGACCTGGAACGTCAACTCGGTGAAGGCCCGTCTCCCCCGGCTGCTCGACTGGCTGGGCACCACGAAACCCGACGTCCTCTGTCTCCAGGAGACGAAGTGCCCGGACGGGGCGTTCCCCGTCGCCGAGGTGGGCGAGCTGGGATACGAGGTGGCCAGCCACAGCGACGGACGGTGGAACGGCGTGGCCGTGCTGTCCCGGGTCGGGCTGGCCGACGTCACGGTCGGGTTCCCCGGCGAGCCCGGGTTCCCCGAGCCCGAGGCCCGCGCCATCGCGGCCACCTGCGCCGGCCTGCGGGTCTGGTCGGTGTACGTGCCGAACGGCCGCGCCCCGGACGACCCGCACTACGCGTACAAGCTGGCCTGGTTCGCGGCGCTGCGCGACGCCCTGGATCCGGAGGTCGCCGCCGCCCTCCCGCTCGCCGTCTGCGGCGACTTCAATGTCGCGCCCACCGACGCCGACGTCTGGGACCCGGCGCTGTTCGCCACCTCCACCCACGTCACACCGGCCGAGCGGGCCGCCCTGGCCGCGCTGCGCGACCTGGGCCTCACCGACGTGGTGCCCACCCCGATGAAGGGACCGCACCCCTACACCTACTGGGACTACCGCGCCGGCATGTTCCACCAGAACAAGGGCATGCGGATCGACCTGGTGTACGCCACCGCGCCGTTCGCGGACGCGGTCCGCTCCGCGTACGTGGATCGGGAGGCCCGCAAGGGCAAGGGCCCCTCCGACCACGCCCCGATCGTGGTCGACGCCGACCTGGTGCCCGCCGTCGAGGCGCTCTGAGTCGCCGTAGGGTGGACAGCATGGCAGTCGTGAAGATCAACGCGATCGACGTCCCGCCCGGCGCCAGCGAGGAGTTGGAGAAGCGGTTCGCGGCCCGGGCCGGCGCGGTGGAGAACTCCCCCGGCTTCCTCGGCTTCGAGCTGCTCCGCCCGGTCGCCGGCGAGACCCGTTACTTCGTCTACACGAGATGGGAGACGGAGGAGGCGTACCAGGCCTGGGCGCAGGGCCCGTCACGGGAGGCCCACGCCGGCAACGTCGAGCCCCGCAAGCCGGTCTCCACCGGTGCCACCCTCCTGGAGTTCGAGGTGGCCCTCCAGGTCCCGACCCCCTGAGCACCCGGCCACGGCTCCGTGATCATGAAGTTGGCGGCGCTCATTGTCCGTCTCGCCGCTGCCAACTTCATGATCACCGGAGCCCGAGGGAGCCCAGCCGAGCTGAGCCCTTGAGCTCCCGCTATTCGAGACATGCGTTCAGCATCACGGGATCGATCATGAGACCGGCCAGATCTTGGTACGAATCCGCCCCCCAGAGGGGCCGTTCCGTACCAAGATCTCCCAGGGACGGGTCAGCGCGGACGTGTGGTGAGCAGAGAGGCGAAGACGATCACGTTGTCCTCGTAGCCGGTGCGTCCACCGAGCCACGTGCCGCCGCAGGTGATCAGGCGCAGTTCCGCGGGGCCGGAGTCGCCGTAGACCCGGGCGGCGGGCAGTTTCGCCTTGTCGAAGTACTCAACGCTGTCGACCGTGAACGTCACCACGCTGCGGTCGGCGCGGGTCACCTGGATCCGGTCGCCCGGTTTGAGCTGGCGCAACCGGTAGAACACGGCCGGCCCGCTCTTGGTGTCGACGTGACCGACGATGATTGCCCGGCCGGGTTCGCCCGGTACCGCGCCCCGGTCGTACCAGCCGGTCTGGTCGGTCTCGGTCAGTGGCGGCACGTCCACCGACCCGTCGCGCGCCTGGCCGACCGGGGTGATCGGCGCGGCAACCTTGATAGCCGGCACCGACAGGCGGACCGGGAGGCTGGCCGGTTTCCGGACCGGCGCTGGGGCCGCCCCGGACGCTCCCCCCGCACTCGACCCGGCCGACGCCTCGGCCCAGTCGAACGGCCCGGCGGTACGGCCGAGCCCCGCTCCGACGGCGAACACGCCGAGCAGCACCAGCACGACGGCAAGCGGTTTCGACCAGGGGCTCCGCCTCCGATCCCGCTCCGCCGGCGACCCAGCGGGCGGCGACCCAGCGGGCGGCGACCCAGCGGGCGGCGACCCAGCGCGCGGCGAACCGGCAGGCGACGACCCAGCGCGCGGCGAACCGGCGGGCGGCGGACCGCCGCGCGCTGGATCGGCGGGCGGCGGACCGGCGGACCGGGATCGCCCGGACAGCGGACCGGCCGAGGGCGGACTCCATGGACGGGATGCGGCAGGCGGTGGCATCCAGGGCCGCGACACGGAGGGCGGGACGTGCGCCGGACGGGACCGGGTGTCCGCGTCAACAGATGGTGGATCGGCAGGCGGCGGACTCCACGACCGTGGACCGGAGAGTGGCCCGGATCCCGCAGGCGCTGCATCGTCGGCAGCAGGACCAACCGGCGGGACAGCGCCGGCACGCGGGCCAACGGGCGGCCGGCCGGCGGCACGAGGACCGGCGGGCGGGGCGGCTGGTGGAGGCAGGGCGGCGAACGGCCAGCCGGAGCGCCGGGAACCGGCGGGCGGCGGAGCGTAGTGGTCGGCCATGGCGGGACTCAGCGCCGTGCGGCGTGCCGGCGGGAGGCGGCCACCCCGAGCCCGGCGCCGACCATGGTCAGCGCCAGCCCTACCGGCACCAGCAGGCCGCCGAGACCGGGGCCGGCGGTGCCGCCGAAGCCGGTCGCCGGGCCGCGGCTCGGGAAGTGGCTGGGCGGGTGGGTCGGCGGACGGGTGGGCTGCGCCTGTTTGACCACCTGGAGCATGGTGGACGCGGTCTCGCCGCCCGGGCACTCCAGCTTGACCCGGTAGTTACCGGGCCGGGTGCGCTCGTTGACCATCGGCGATGCGGTGAGCAGTCCGCGCTGCGGCTGCACCTGGATCCGGCCGAAGGCGTCGGAGACGACGATCGCCGGCACGGAGTTGTCCCGGCAACTGGCCCGGATGCCGACCAGGTAGCCAGGCTGCACCGTGCCCGGGGTGACCTCCACGAAGATCACGTCGCCGCCGGCCGGCTGCTCCGGCCCCGGTATCGACACCGGCTCGGCGGCGCGCGGCGCCGCCCGGCCGGGCGTCGCGCCGAGCAGCGGGAAGGCGCACGCGACGGCCGCGACCAGCAGCGCCACCCGTCCCCTGACCGACCCCATGATCCCTCCCGGCGTACGGGATGAATCCTCTCACCCCTGGCCGCACCGCACATCCGATCCGCGCCACGGTCGCGTAGGCTCGGGTCGCTGTGACCACCACCGACGCCCCCGCCGCCCGCATCCGCACCTTCCATCCGCGTCGCGGGCGGATGAGCGACCGGCAGCGCGACGCGCTGGCGCGGCTCTGGCCCGCGTACGGCCTGGAGATCGCCGCCCTCGACGGGCCGTGCGATCCGACGGCGCTGTTCGGCCGGCGGGCGCCGCTGGTGCTGGAGATCGGCTCCGGCATGGGCGACGCCACCGCCGCGATGGCGGCGGCCGACCCGAGCCGACACTATCTGGCGGTCGAGGTGCACACGCCGGGAATCGCCAACCTGCTGGAGCTGGTGGAGCGGCATCGGCTGGGCAACGTCCGGGTGGCCGAGGGGGACGCGCTGGACCTGGTCCGGGCCATGCCGGAGGGGTGCCTGGACGCGGTGCACGTCTACTTCCCCGACCCGTGGCCGAAGACCCGCCACCACAAGCGGCGGATCATCGCGCCGGCGCACGTGGCGCTGCTGCGGTCCCGGCTGGTGTCCGGCGGCACGCTGCACTGCGCGACCGACTGGGCCGAGTACGCGGAGTCGATGCGGGCGACGCTCACCGCCGACCCGGAGCTGGTCGACGTGCACGGTGGGTACGCGCCCCGCCCGGCGCACCGGCCGGTGACGAAGTTCGAGCGCCGCGCGCTGACCGCCGGCCGGGAGATCTTCGACCTGGTCCACCGGCGGCGCTGAGGCCGGAGGCCCGGAAACCGAGCCCGGAGCGCGGAACCCGGTTGGCGCGGCGGGGTGCCGCCCAGGCACGATGGGAGCCGCCATGACTCTCACCGCCGCGCTGCCGAAGACCGCCGACCCGGACACCCTCTACGACGCGTTCGCCTCCTGGGCGTCCGAGCGCGGCCTCGACCTCTATCCCCACCAGGAGGAGGCGGTCATCGAGATCGTCTCCGGCGCGAACGTGATCATGAATACGCCGACCGGTTCGGGCAAGAGCCTGGTGGCGATCGCGGCGCACTTCGCAGCGCTCGCCGACGACCGGACGAGCTTCTACACCGCGCCGATCAAGGCGCTGGTGTCGGAGAAGTTCTTCGCGCTCTGCGAGGTCTTCGGCGCGGAGAACGTCGGCATGCTCACCGGTGACGCAAGCGTCAACGCGGACGCGCCGATCATCTGCTGCACCGCCGAGATCCTGGCCAACCTGGCGCTGCGGGAGGGCCGCCGGGCCGACGTCGGCCAGGTGGTCATGGACGAGTTCCACTTCTACGCCGAGCCGGACCGCGGCTGGGCCTGGCAGGTGCCGATCATCGAGCTGCCGCAGGCGCAGTTCGTGCTGATGTCCGCCACGCTCGGCGACACCACCCGCTTCGTCGACGACCTGACCCGGCGTACCGGGCGGCCGACCGCCGTCGTCCGCTCGGCCGAGCGGCCGGTCCCGCTCCTCTTCTCGTACGCGACCACGCCGCTGCACGAGACGCTCGAGGAACTGCTGGAGACGAAGCAGGCCCCGGTGTACGTGGTGCACTTCACCCAGGCCGCCGCGCTGGAACGGGCGCAGGCGCTGATGAGCGTCAACGTCTGCACCCGGGCGGAGAAGGACATGATCGCCCAGGCGATCGGCAACTTCCGGTTCACCTCGGGCTTCGGCCGGACGCTGTCCCGGCTGGTCCGGCACGGCATCGGCGTGCACCACGCGGGCATGCTCCCGAAATACCGCCGCCTGGTGGAGACGCTCGCCCAGGCCGGCCTGCTCAAGGTCATCTGCGGCACCGACACGCTCGGCGTCGGCATCAACGTGCCGATCCGGACCGTGCTCTTCACCGGCCTGAGCAAGTACGACGGGGTGCGGACGCGGCTGCTCAAGGCCCGCGAGTTCCACCAGATCGCCGGCCGCGCCGGGCGGGCCGGGTTCGACACCATCGGCCGGGTGGTGGTGCAGGCCCCCGAGCATGTGATCGAGAACGAGAAGGCGCTCGCCAAGGCCGGCGACGACCCGAAGAAGCGCCGCAAGGTGGTGAAGAAGAAGCCGCCGGAGGGTTCCATCGGCTGGGGCGAGCCGACGTTCCAGCGTCTCGTCGAGGCCGAGCCGGAGCCGCTCACGTCCAGCTTCCAGGTCAGCCACTCGATGCTGCTCAACGTGATCGGCCGGCCGGGCGACGCCTTCGCCTCGATGCGGCACCTGCTCACCGACAACCACGAGGACCCGGCCGCCCAGCGTCGGCACATCCGCCGGGCCGTCGCCATCTACCGGGCGCTGCGGGCCGGCGGCGTGGTCGAGGAGCTGCCCGAGCCGGACGAGACCGGCCGGCGGGTCCG
The genomic region above belongs to Micromonospora sp. WMMD1128 and contains:
- a CDS encoding EcsC family protein; amino-acid sequence: MTDPAPVDGEPTPVPAVPVPPVEAPEGPPATLWDRMREDPQYAPEHLALEAVRRLGPEAAQWAARERAQRPDAPPEQLADLAVRKFVNHARLSGAVSGAAGLPGAVIDVGVLAWTQARLVLHVAAAYGADPTNPDRATDLLVLQRVHKAAEAARLALGVAAGRERAGALFGSAGDRALGRVMLQLGVRLARMAGVRAAKRMFAKVIPGAAIILGTWANSSATKELADRARALYRATGRQLPGPRQP
- a CDS encoding exodeoxyribonuclease III, which translates into the protein MRLATWNVNSVKARLPRLLDWLGTTKPDVLCLQETKCPDGAFPVAEVGELGYEVASHSDGRWNGVAVLSRVGLADVTVGFPGEPGFPEPEARAIAATCAGLRVWSVYVPNGRAPDDPHYAYKLAWFAALRDALDPEVAAALPLAVCGDFNVAPTDADVWDPALFATSTHVTPAERAALAALRDLGLTDVVPTPMKGPHPYTYWDYRAGMFHQNKGMRIDLVYATAPFADAVRSAYVDREARKGKGPSDHAPIVVDADLVPAVEAL
- a CDS encoding peptidase M23; the encoded protein is MRDDGTPEHPNGPGCPADRSDDTPSTDRTTASSPPDGGSRRTRRLRGVMNHRARLVVATGAACCLGLVGVSQIDFGAADRTTKPAPTAEIAERAALGAASRGLARPSTAEPSTTAPSTAPATPGASPSATAKPKPKVTVKRKPKPRRIVPVAGLNRTQMDNATKIVRAGREMGVPRRGLVIAVATAMQESTLLNYASGVLPESQNYPHQAIGWDHDSVGLFQQRPSSGWGTVAELMDPEYATRAFLSALQEIPGWQDLPLSIAAQAVQISAFPDAYAQHEWNASTVVAEILG
- the trmB gene encoding tRNA (guanosine(46)-N7)-methyltransferase TrmB, which translates into the protein MSDRQRDALARLWPAYGLEIAALDGPCDPTALFGRRAPLVLEIGSGMGDATAAMAAADPSRHYLAVEVHTPGIANLLELVERHRLGNVRVAEGDALDLVRAMPEGCLDAVHVYFPDPWPKTRHHKRRIIAPAHVALLRSRLVSGGTLHCATDWAEYAESMRATLTADPELVDVHGGYAPRPAHRPVTKFERRALTAGREIFDLVHRRR
- a CDS encoding DEAD/DEAH box helicase; the encoded protein is MTLTAALPKTADPDTLYDAFASWASERGLDLYPHQEEAVIEIVSGANVIMNTPTGSGKSLVAIAAHFAALADDRTSFYTAPIKALVSEKFFALCEVFGAENVGMLTGDASVNADAPIICCTAEILANLALREGRRADVGQVVMDEFHFYAEPDRGWAWQVPIIELPQAQFVLMSATLGDTTRFVDDLTRRTGRPTAVVRSAERPVPLLFSYATTPLHETLEELLETKQAPVYVVHFTQAAALERAQALMSVNVCTRAEKDMIAQAIGNFRFTSGFGRTLSRLVRHGIGVHHAGMLPKYRRLVETLAQAGLLKVICGTDTLGVGINVPIRTVLFTGLSKYDGVRTRLLKAREFHQIAGRAGRAGFDTIGRVVVQAPEHVIENEKALAKAGDDPKKRRKVVKKKPPEGSIGWGEPTFQRLVEAEPEPLTSSFQVSHSMLLNVIGRPGDAFASMRHLLTDNHEDPAAQRRHIRRAVAIYRALRAGGVVEELPEPDETGRRVRLTVDLQLDFALNQPLSPLALAAIELLDRESPSYPLDVLSVIEAILDNPRQILSAQQFKARGEAVAAMKAEGIEYEARLELLDEVTWPKPLAELLTGAYEMYRQGHPWVADHELAPKSVVRDMYERAMTFPEYVQFYGLSRSEGLVLRYLADAYKTLRQTVPEDAKTEELVDLIEWLGELVRQVDSSLIDEWERLRNPSDVAEVAASLDDRPPAVTRNARAFRVLVRNALFRRVELAALRRWDLLGELDAADGWHADAWADALEPYFEAYDSIGVGPDARGPALLMIEQGRERWTVRQILDDPEGDHDWGISAEVDLAASDEVGAAVLRVTDVGQL
- a CDS encoding antibiotic biosynthesis monooxygenase — encoded protein: MAVVKINAIDVPPGASEELEKRFAARAGAVENSPGFLGFELLRPVAGETRYFVYTRWETEEAYQAWAQGPSREAHAGNVEPRKPVSTGATLLEFEVALQVPTP
- a CDS encoding PAC2 family protein, giving the protein MLDPHELYELTDELPDLGQPVLIQALTGFVDAGSATRLAREQLLTALDARTIARFDIDQIFDYRSRRPVMTFVEDHWADYDAPTLELHLLNDDDETPFLLLTGPEPDVQWERFVAAVAGLSARLDVRLTVGLNSIPMAVPHTRPSGVTAHATRPELIAGHEPWLQKVQVPASVGHLLEYRLGEQGRDALGFAAHVPHYVAQTEYPAAAEALLAAVSRSTGLLLPSDGLRTAAEAIRVEIDRQVAQTEEAATLVAALEEQYDTFARGRGEKSLLAAETGPLPTADELGAELERFLAEQTRPGDTPER